From the Thermodesulfovibrio thiophilus DSM 17215 genome, one window contains:
- a CDS encoding methyltransferase domain-containing protein, translating into MKILKLYFDKAVDNYEKAGKLQKTVAEELLKKINKDFYSTVVEIGSGNGFLSIPLSKQISFKRFINIDISLEFLKRLKLELNDKALFINAMAEAMPLKENLANLLVSSSSLHWIHNPTKNFKELFNIIKNDGRFYFSIFTSNTLKELRYVSEVTGFGSVYPLKKAEFYIETIEKMAISFNYETKIYREIFASPKHLLISHKLTGTNYTENKNFSGKLLFKKFCDLYEKLFTTHYGVYATYEVLFIEGQKLSPFH; encoded by the coding sequence GTGAAAATTCTTAAACTTTATTTTGATAAAGCTGTTGATAATTATGAGAAAGCAGGCAAACTCCAGAAAACAGTAGCAGAAGAACTTCTTAAGAAAATTAATAAAGACTTTTATTCAACTGTTGTCGAAATTGGAAGTGGTAATGGATTTTTAAGTATTCCTCTAAGTAAACAAATCTCATTTAAGAGGTTTATTAACATTGATATATCTTTAGAATTTCTTAAGAGGTTGAAATTGGAATTAAACGACAAAGCCCTTTTTATAAATGCTATGGCAGAAGCAATGCCTTTAAAGGAAAATCTGGCAAACTTATTAGTAAGTTCATCAAGTCTTCACTGGATTCATAATCCCACAAAAAATTTTAAAGAACTATTTAATATCATTAAAAATGATGGAAGATTTTACTTCTCTATTTTCACCTCAAATACCCTGAAAGAACTTAGATATGTTTCGGAAGTAACAGGTTTTGGTTCTGTTTATCCATTGAAAAAAGCAGAGTTTTATATTGAAACTATTGAAAAAATGGCAATTTCTTTCAATTATGAAACAAAAATTTACAGAGAAATATTTGCTTCTCCAAAACATCTACTTATTTCTCATAAGCTTACAGGAACAAACTATACTGAAAATAAAAATTTTTCTGGTAAACTTTTATTTAAAAAATTTTGCGATTTATATGAAAAGCTTTTCACAACCCATTATGGCGTTTACGCAACATATGAGGTTTTATTTATAGAAGGTCAAAAACTATCTCCCTTTCATTAA
- the tsaA gene encoding tRNA (N6-threonylcarbamoyladenosine(37)-N6)-methyltransferase TrmO gives MEQYIFKPIGYIKTNTKNIPRHWTISDLEGEIIINPEYKDGLKGIKKGDKIVVIFYFHKSPPFTYDKLIQKPAHINEQRGVFSICSPHRPNPIGLSVLEVVDIFDNVIKVRRIDMFDGTPVLDIKPYIEIQS, from the coding sequence ATGGAACAATATATCTTTAAACCAATAGGCTATATTAAAACAAATACAAAAAATATTCCACGACACTGGACAATTTCAGATCTTGAAGGAGAGATTATTATTAATCCTGAGTATAAAGATGGGTTAAAAGGTATAAAAAAAGGAGATAAAATTGTTGTTATTTTTTATTTCCATAAATCACCCCCATTTACATATGATAAGCTTATTCAGAAACCAGCTCATATTAATGAACAAAGAGGAGTCTTCAGCATCTGTTCACCGCATAGGCCAAATCCAATAGGGCTTTCAGTGCTTGAAGTAGTTGATATTTTCGATAATGTAATCAAAGTACGAAGAATTGATATGTTTGATGGAACTCCTGTGCTCGATATAAAGCCTTATATTGAGATTCAATCTTAA
- a CDS encoding TldD/PmbA family protein, with amino-acid sequence MELFNHILKTLKGDYVDIFWEEKTANQIQMEENKVQKCSTVFDNGLGVRLIIDGKTFYAYTNDLTKRGIDELLSSLKNYRHSECIINLKKVFPSTQFVIKKNPQDVEIAEKIKFVKRANDISWTQSKKIKQVKVLYGETFQKIKIANSEQYFTEEERVHTLFLIHAVASEDGVIQTGYEAYGGLKGLELFDEISPETLANAATQRALMMLNARKIKGGRMPVVISSKAGGTIIHEAVGHGLEADLVQEGLSVYSGKLGEKIASEIITVIDDSTLPNMRGSYLFDDEGTPSQKTVLIHEGILTNYLYDKYTAMNDGKASTGNGRRQSYEHYPIPRMSNTLIAPGNHSPEEIIRSVDKGFFVNKMGGGQVNTVTGEFVFEVQEGYLIENGQISEPVRGVLLIGTGQEILKNIDMVGNDLGFSIGTCGKNSQGVPVTDGIPTVRIPEIVIGGEIQ; translated from the coding sequence ATGGAGCTTTTTAATCATATACTCAAAACGTTGAAAGGTGATTATGTTGATATATTCTGGGAAGAAAAAACTGCTAATCAGATTCAAATGGAAGAAAACAAAGTTCAAAAATGCTCGACAGTATTTGATAATGGACTGGGTGTCAGGTTAATCATTGATGGCAAAACATTCTATGCATACACAAATGATTTAACAAAAAGAGGAATTGATGAATTATTGTCATCTCTTAAGAACTATAGACATTCGGAATGTATTATAAATTTAAAGAAAGTTTTTCCTTCCACTCAATTTGTTATTAAAAAGAACCCTCAGGATGTTGAAATTGCAGAGAAAATTAAGTTTGTCAAAAGAGCGAATGATATTTCATGGACGCAAAGCAAGAAAATAAAACAGGTGAAAGTTCTTTATGGAGAAACATTTCAGAAAATAAAGATTGCTAATTCAGAACAATACTTTACTGAAGAAGAAAGAGTTCATACACTTTTTCTGATTCATGCTGTTGCCTCAGAAGATGGAGTTATTCAAACAGGATATGAAGCATATGGAGGTCTTAAAGGACTTGAACTTTTTGATGAAATCTCACCTGAAACCCTCGCAAATGCAGCCACACAACGAGCACTAATGATGCTTAACGCACGAAAAATTAAAGGTGGAAGAATGCCTGTGGTTATCTCTTCAAAGGCAGGCGGAACGATCATTCATGAGGCAGTTGGACATGGACTGGAGGCAGATCTTGTTCAAGAAGGACTTTCAGTTTATAGCGGAAAACTTGGTGAAAAAATTGCTTCAGAGATTATAACAGTGATTGATGATTCAACACTGCCAAACATGCGTGGTTCATACCTATTTGACGACGAAGGCACACCTTCTCAGAAAACTGTTCTGATTCACGAAGGTATACTCACTAATTATCTGTATGATAAATATACAGCAATGAACGATGGTAAAGCATCAACAGGGAATGGAAGAAGACAGTCTTACGAACACTATCCTATTCCAAGAATGAGTAATACATTAATAGCACCCGGGAATCATTCTCCAGAGGAAATAATTCGATCAGTTGATAAAGGATTTTTTGTTAATAAAATGGGTGGCGGGCAGGTAAATACTGTAACAGGAGAGTTTGTTTTTGAAGTTCAGGAAGGTTACTTAATTGAAAATGGACAAATTAGTGAACCAGTAAGAGGGGTACTTTTAATTGGAACAGGTCAGGAAATTTTAAAAAATATTGATATGGTTGGAAATGATCTTGGGTTTTCAATTGGAACATGCGGTAAAAACTCACAGGGAGTACCTGTCACAGATGGAATACCAACAGTAAGAATTCCGGAAATTGTTATTGGAGGTGAAATACAGTAA
- a CDS encoding cytochrome ubiquinol oxidase subunit I, with product MDTVLLSRLQFAITAGFHFIFVPLTLGLSVLVAYMESKYLATGDKDYLRMTKFWGRLFLINFALGVVTGITLEFQFGMNWAEYSRYVGDIFGSPLAIEATVAFFLESTFLGVWIFGWNRISPKLHAISIWLVALATNLSALWILIANGWMQHPVGYVINNARAEMVDFWAVVTNPYGLLKFAHTVLSGWVVAGFFILGISAYHLLRKSEINFFKKSLKIGAVFALLSSILVAGVGHFHGHEVAHTQPTKMAAMESLWETTKDAPMYLLLIPDPANEKNSVEAIGIPSMLSILAGQKEVKGLKDFSPSERPPVTLTFISFRLMVGLGFLFIIISLWAFFKFKTVEHSRTLLRILLWSIPLPYIAAQFGWIVAEVGRQPWIVYGILKTSDAVSKAVTPAQVVASLIGFTIFYGALGIIDIYLLSKYARKGPEKEV from the coding sequence ATGGATACAGTTTTATTAAGCAGGTTGCAGTTTGCCATAACTGCAGGTTTTCATTTTATTTTTGTTCCATTGACACTTGGGCTGTCTGTGCTTGTGGCTTACATGGAGAGCAAATATCTTGCAACAGGAGATAAGGATTATTTAAGAATGACTAAATTTTGGGGAAGACTTTTTCTTATTAATTTTGCATTGGGAGTTGTTACCGGTATTACTCTTGAATTTCAGTTCGGAATGAACTGGGCAGAGTATTCTCGGTATGTTGGTGACATATTTGGTTCTCCTCTTGCAATTGAGGCGACTGTGGCATTCTTTCTTGAATCAACATTTCTTGGAGTCTGGATATTTGGATGGAATCGAATTTCACCAAAACTTCATGCCATCTCAATATGGCTTGTTGCACTTGCGACAAATCTTTCAGCATTATGGATTCTGATCGCAAACGGATGGATGCAACATCCTGTAGGTTATGTAATTAATAATGCAAGAGCTGAAATGGTTGATTTTTGGGCAGTTGTTACGAATCCATATGGTTTGCTAAAGTTTGCGCATACTGTGCTATCTGGATGGGTAGTTGCAGGATTTTTTATACTCGGTATATCTGCCTATCACTTGTTACGAAAAAGTGAAATTAATTTTTTTAAAAAATCTCTGAAAATCGGTGCAGTTTTTGCTCTTCTAAGTTCAATATTAGTGGCTGGAGTGGGGCATTTTCATGGACATGAAGTTGCGCATACACAACCAACAAAAATGGCAGCTATGGAGTCTCTTTGGGAAACAACAAAGGATGCACCAATGTATTTATTGCTTATTCCTGATCCTGCAAATGAGAAAAACTCTGTCGAAGCAATAGGCATTCCTTCAATGCTCAGCATTCTTGCAGGACAGAAAGAGGTGAAAGGTTTAAAGGATTTTTCTCCGTCAGAAAGACCTCCTGTAACATTAACATTTATAAGTTTCAGATTGATGGTGGGACTGGGGTTTCTTTTCATTATTATTTCTTTATGGGCTTTTTTTAAATTTAAAACAGTGGAACACAGTAGAACACTTCTGAGGATTTTACTGTGGTCAATTCCATTGCCTTATATTGCGGCACAATTTGGATGGATTGTTGCTGAAGTTGGAAGACAGCCATGGATAGTATATGGAATACTGAAAACATCAGATGCTGTTTCCAAAGCTGTTACACCAGCACAGGTTGTGGCTTCTCTAATAGGATTCACAATATTTTATGGCGCTCTGGGAATAATTGATATTTATTTACTGTCAAAGTATGCAAGAAAAGGACCTGAAAAGGAGGTATAA
- the recN gene encoding DNA repair protein RecN, with translation MIEELRIKNFAIIDNLTVSLRKGFNVLTGETGAGKSIIVDAIGVLLREKISAVDFVKHGENESKIEVIASDVDLKNLEIEDNTIILKKILSLHGKTKTYINDSAFTAQGFVKVASRIINIHGQHEHTYLLKKENHVFFFDTIVGLQEKVEKFNQLYINVQALKQELEKIKNEVISKKQRIELLKFQIEEINNANLNEKEEEELTEQRQILKNVLKLKELAESCFSFLYEDKNSVYTVLSKVLNLIKELSQFDSKAEEAKNLIESALTQSEEAVYILRKLKDSYESDPVTLEKIEERLTLINKLKTKYGPTTREILNYAEDIKKELNRISISEEELKEKEKELIELSENLKSQADEISDHRKKIKTEIEREIIDELNFLGFSHPVFEIRITEKDITLNGKDDIEFYFSANPGEPPKPLIKVASGGELSRLMLALKCVELKFAKKMIKSITLIFDEIDAGISGATAENVGKRLKELAKHHQVLCVTHLPQIAALGDHHLKVEKVIKDNKTIVNVETLKGANRKEEIARMLSGRITQSSLFHAKELLENK, from the coding sequence ATGATTGAAGAACTGAGAATTAAAAATTTTGCGATCATTGATAATCTTACAGTTTCCCTGAGAAAGGGGTTTAATGTTCTCACTGGAGAGACCGGAGCAGGAAAATCCATAATTGTAGATGCCATTGGTGTTTTGTTAAGAGAAAAAATCTCTGCAGTTGACTTTGTCAAACATGGTGAAAATGAATCAAAAATTGAAGTTATTGCCTCTGATGTGGATTTAAAAAATTTGGAAATTGAAGATAACACCATTATTCTTAAAAAAATTCTCAGTCTTCATGGTAAAACAAAAACATATATAAATGACTCTGCATTTACTGCTCAGGGCTTTGTAAAAGTAGCTTCAAGAATAATTAACATACATGGACAGCATGAACATACCTATCTTCTAAAAAAAGAAAACCACGTCTTTTTCTTTGATACAATCGTTGGACTGCAGGAAAAAGTTGAGAAATTTAATCAACTTTACATCAATGTTCAAGCTCTCAAACAGGAATTAGAAAAAATAAAGAACGAAGTCATCTCAAAAAAACAGAGGATTGAACTTCTTAAGTTTCAGATTGAAGAAATAAATAATGCTAATTTAAACGAAAAAGAGGAAGAAGAACTAACAGAGCAAAGGCAGATTCTTAAAAATGTTTTAAAACTTAAGGAACTTGCAGAGTCATGTTTCAGCTTTCTTTATGAAGACAAAAACTCAGTCTATACAGTTTTATCAAAAGTTCTCAATCTTATTAAAGAATTATCCCAGTTTGATTCAAAAGCAGAAGAAGCCAAAAATTTAATTGAATCTGCTCTGACACAGAGCGAGGAAGCGGTTTATATTTTAAGAAAACTTAAAGACAGCTATGAATCGGACCCTGTAACACTGGAAAAAATTGAAGAAAGATTGACTCTTATAAATAAACTGAAAACAAAATATGGTCCAACAACAAGAGAGATTTTAAACTATGCAGAAGATATTAAAAAAGAGCTAAATAGAATTTCAATATCTGAAGAAGAGCTAAAAGAAAAGGAAAAAGAATTAATAGAGCTATCAGAGAATTTAAAATCTCAAGCAGATGAAATTTCAGATCATCGTAAAAAAATAAAAACTGAAATTGAAAGAGAAATAATTGATGAGCTTAACTTTCTTGGCTTTTCGCATCCGGTTTTTGAAATAAGAATAACGGAAAAAGACATAACTCTAAATGGAAAAGATGATATAGAGTTTTATTTTTCCGCGAATCCCGGAGAACCTCCAAAACCATTAATTAAAGTGGCATCTGGTGGTGAACTTTCAAGGCTTATGCTTGCCCTTAAATGTGTTGAGCTTAAATTTGCAAAAAAAATGATCAAATCAATAACACTTATATTTGATGAGATTGATGCTGGGATAAGTGGAGCTACTGCAGAAAATGTTGGTAAAAGACTCAAGGAGCTTGCAAAACACCATCAGGTATTATGCGTTACACATCTGCCCCAGATAGCTGCACTGGGTGACCATCATTTGAAAGTAGAAAAAGTCATAAAAGACAATAAAACCATTGTTAATGTTGAAACTCTTAAAGGAGCGAATAGGAAAGAGGAAATTGCCAGAATGTTAAGTGGCCGTATCACGCAGAGTTCACTTTTTCATGCAAAGGAACTTCTTGAAAACAAATAA
- a CDS encoding nitroreductase family protein — protein MQDILEIIKTRRSIRKFKQESPPEDLIKKCIEAALYAPSSMNSQPWYFVIVKDRTKIKEIAKVQKFTKFLENAPYIIVALADEKRSKHWLEDMGCSLMALLLEAHSLGLGACWGAVYNPDNKDRENYIRQIIDIPENLRIISCIGIGYPDEIPHPKKVKTLEEAIIKII, from the coding sequence ATGCAGGACATTTTAGAAATAATTAAAACACGTAGAAGTATAAGAAAATTTAAACAAGAGTCTCCTCCGGAAGATTTAATCAAAAAATGTATTGAGGCAGCACTTTATGCACCTTCATCAATGAATTCTCAGCCCTGGTATTTTGTAATTGTCAAAGATAGAACAAAAATTAAAGAAATTGCAAAAGTTCAAAAATTTACAAAGTTTCTTGAAAATGCGCCATATATTATAGTTGCACTTGCTGATGAAAAAAGAAGTAAACACTGGCTTGAAGATATGGGCTGTTCATTGATGGCACTTTTGCTTGAAGCTCACAGTCTTGGGTTGGGTGCATGCTGGGGAGCAGTTTATAATCCTGATAATAAAGACAGAGAAAATTATATCCGACAGATAATTGATATTCCAGAAAATTTAAGGATTATTTCATGTATTGGCATTGGATATCCTGACGAGATTCCTCACCCAAAAAAAGTTAAAACTCTTGAGGAAGCAATAATAAAAATTATTTGA
- a CDS encoding ABC transporter permease, translating into MLFYLLKRVALMIPILFGITLICFVVINLAPGSPATFQEELSPKASPEAMESLKKLYGLDKPIHERYLNWLRMVVTLDLGKSFVDGRAVKEKIKERLPITIILNLLSLLLILVVAIPIGIYSAFKSGKLFDRLLTVFVFTGFSVPTFWLALLAMIVFGIKFGLLPISGIQSIGAETMPFYERIFDWIKHLILPVTIMSFAGLAGMSRYTRSSMLEVLRQDYIRTARAKGLPERVVIIRHALRNALLPVVTLLGLAVPGLIGGSVIFESIFSIPGMGQLFYSSAMARDYPTIMGILVIGALLTLIGNLLADIAYFIVDPRIRVKRNG; encoded by the coding sequence ATGCTTTTTTATCTTTTAAAAAGGGTGGCTCTTATGATACCCATTCTATTCGGTATCACTCTTATATGTTTTGTTGTTATAAATCTTGCGCCTGGTTCACCTGCAACATTTCAGGAAGAACTTTCTCCTAAAGCTTCTCCTGAGGCGATGGAATCTCTTAAAAAACTTTATGGACTTGATAAACCAATTCATGAGAGATATCTTAACTGGTTGAGAATGGTTGTTACATTAGACCTTGGTAAAAGCTTTGTTGATGGAAGAGCAGTAAAAGAAAAGATTAAAGAAAGACTTCCAATTACTATAATTCTAAATCTGCTTTCGCTTTTATTAATTCTGGTTGTTGCAATTCCAATTGGAATCTATTCTGCTTTTAAATCAGGAAAACTTTTTGATCGATTATTGACAGTTTTTGTTTTTACAGGATTTTCTGTTCCTACTTTTTGGCTTGCTCTTCTTGCAATGATTGTTTTTGGTATAAAATTTGGATTACTTCCTATATCAGGAATTCAAAGCATCGGCGCTGAAACAATGCCTTTTTATGAGAGAATATTTGACTGGATCAAACATCTGATTTTACCTGTAACAATTATGTCCTTTGCAGGACTTGCTGGAATGTCGAGATATACTCGCTCAAGTATGCTTGAAGTGTTAAGACAGGATTATATTCGTACAGCAAGAGCTAAAGGTTTACCCGAAAGAGTTGTAATTATAAGACATGCTTTGAGAAATGCATTGCTTCCAGTTGTTACGCTTCTTGGTCTTGCAGTTCCTGGACTTATTGGAGGAAGTGTTATTTTTGAAAGCATTTTTTCAATTCCTGGAATGGGTCAGTTATTTTACTCATCTGCAATGGCAAGAGATTATCCAACCATAATGGGGATTTTAGTGATTGGAGCATTGTTAACTTTAATCGGTAATCTTCTTGCAGATATTGCATATTTTATTGTTGATCCTAGAATAAGAGTAAAACGAAATGGTTAA
- the lpxC gene encoding UDP-3-O-acyl-N-acetylglucosamine deacetylase, which yields MFFQKTIKSKIILSGVGIHTGKKINLRLIPSQRDTGIVFYRKDKEFPIKAKLPFVVDTSFATTIGIDGIKIRTVEHLLATLHAFGITNLIIEIDGSEVPVMDGSATDFARAILKAGIAKQGKTIPLLKITKPVFYEESHSKIIAKPYKGFKITYKIFYEHPLIKEQLLTLDINEQNFLKEIAPARTFGFLKDIQYLLKNGFAYGCSLHNALVLDEKGVIGENLRFKDEFVRHKILDAIGDLYLFGFPLQGHFIFEKGGHTSHVNFLKMLIESGCYELKEKQYFNFELSAQVV from the coding sequence ATGTTTTTTCAGAAAACTATAAAATCAAAAATTATACTATCTGGTGTAGGAATACATACAGGCAAAAAAATTAATCTCAGGCTGATTCCTTCACAGCGAGATACAGGAATAGTTTTTTACAGAAAAGATAAAGAGTTTCCAATCAAAGCAAAGCTTCCATTCGTAGTTGATACATCATTTGCTACCACTATCGGAATTGATGGAATTAAGATAAGAACTGTGGAGCATCTCCTTGCAACTCTTCATGCCTTTGGAATAACAAATCTTATTATAGAGATTGATGGTTCAGAAGTTCCTGTAATGGATGGAAGTGCTACTGATTTTGCAAGAGCGATTTTGAAAGCTGGCATTGCAAAACAGGGCAAAACAATACCTCTACTTAAAATTACAAAACCTGTATTTTATGAAGAATCTCATTCAAAAATAATTGCAAAACCTTATAAAGGATTCAAAATCACATATAAAATCTTCTACGAACATCCTCTAATTAAAGAACAATTGTTAACATTGGATATTAATGAACAGAACTTTCTCAAGGAAATAGCCCCAGCAAGAACATTCGGTTTTTTAAAAGATATTCAGTATCTGCTTAAAAATGGGTTTGCATATGGATGTTCTTTGCATAATGCTCTTGTTTTGGATGAAAAAGGAGTTATTGGAGAAAATCTCAGATTTAAAGATGAATTTGTAAGACATAAGATTCTTGATGCCATTGGAGATTTATATTTATTCGGTTTTCCATTACAGGGACACTTTATCTTTGAAAAAGGTGGTCATACATCTCACGTAAACTTTTTAAAAATGCTGATTGAGTCAGGCTGTTATGAGTTAAAAGAAAAGCAGTATTTTAATTTCGAACTCTCAGCACAGGTTGTATAA
- the opp4C gene encoding oligopeptide ABC transporter permease → MVKYIIKRVLKNKLALASLILISAIFIIAVFASFISPYDPYKIDVYHVLEPPSKAHLFGTDELGRDVCSRIIYGARVSLKVGFLAMGIAIFIGTLLGAIAGYYGKWVDTIIMRIVDVMLAFPSLFLILAVVAVLEPSIYIIMVVIGLTGWMDVARLVRAEVLSLKEREFVLAAKAIGASSSRVIFKHILPNAIYPVIVAATFAVGGAILIESGLSFLGLGIQPPEPSWGGILSIGKDYITVAWWMSLFPGIAIFLTVLSFNLIGEALRDALDPKHWIED, encoded by the coding sequence ATGGTTAAATATATTATAAAAAGAGTTTTAAAAAATAAACTTGCTTTAGCGAGTTTAATATTGATTTCTGCAATTTTTATTATTGCAGTTTTCGCTTCTTTCATATCACCTTATGATCCATATAAAATTGATGTTTATCATGTTCTTGAACCTCCTTCAAAGGCTCATTTGTTTGGAACAGATGAGCTTGGGAGGGATGTTTGTTCAAGAATTATTTATGGAGCAAGAGTATCACTTAAGGTTGGATTTCTTGCAATGGGTATTGCTATATTTATTGGCACGTTACTCGGTGCTATAGCAGGATACTATGGAAAATGGGTGGATACAATCATAATGAGGATTGTTGATGTTATGCTTGCGTTTCCTTCATTATTTTTAATTTTGGCTGTTGTGGCTGTTTTAGAACCAAGTATTTATATAATCATGGTGGTGATAGGTCTTACAGGATGGATGGATGTTGCAAGGCTTGTAAGAGCTGAGGTTCTCTCACTCAAGGAAAGAGAGTTTGTTCTTGCTGCAAAAGCAATTGGCGCAAGTTCTAGTAGAGTTATTTTTAAACATATTCTACCAAATGCCATATATCCCGTTATCGTAGCTGCCACTTTCGCAGTTGGTGGAGCAATATTGATTGAAAGCGGATTGAGCTTTCTTGGACTTGGAATTCAACCACCTGAGCCAAGCTGGGGTGGAATTTTAAGTATTGGCAAGGACTATATCACTGTTGCATGGTGGATGAGTTTGTTTCCTGGAATTGCGATATTTTTAACTGTCCTGTCGTTTAATCTTATTGGTGAAGCCTTGAGAGACGCCCTTGACCCAAAACACTGGATAGAGGATTAA
- the dapA gene encoding 4-hydroxy-tetrahydrodipicolinate synthase encodes MFKGSMVAIVTPFKNGKIDEKAFEHLIEWHIKEGTHGIVPCGTTGEASTLDYEEHYKVIEIAVKVVNKRIPVIVGTGSNSTEEAIMITKKAEQLGADAALIVTPYYNKPTQEGLYRHFKTIASSTGLPIILYNVPGRTSVNLLPSTVARLAEIPQIMGIKEATGDMKQVSEIIRLCGDKITVLSGDDFTNLTLLALGGKGAISVTANICPGDMAELFNAWERGDIAKARQLHYKLEPINKVMFIETNPIPVKTALSMIGKIAEEFRLPLCEMSQSNKEKLAEVLRNAGLIK; translated from the coding sequence ATGTTTAAAGGTTCAATGGTTGCAATTGTAACGCCATTTAAAAATGGCAAAATTGATGAGAAAGCTTTTGAACACCTCATAGAATGGCATATCAAAGAAGGAACTCATGGAATTGTCCCCTGCGGTACCACAGGTGAAGCTTCCACTCTTGATTATGAAGAGCACTATAAAGTAATAGAGATCGCAGTAAAAGTTGTCAATAAGCGAATTCCAGTTATTGTAGGAACTGGTTCAAACTCTACAGAAGAAGCAATTATGATTACAAAAAAAGCTGAACAACTCGGTGCAGATGCTGCTCTTATTGTAACTCCGTATTACAACAAACCAACCCAGGAAGGACTGTATAGACACTTTAAAACAATCGCCAGTTCAACCGGTTTACCTATTATTCTTTATAATGTTCCTGGAAGAACATCAGTAAATCTTCTTCCATCAACAGTTGCCCGTTTAGCTGAAATACCACAGATTATGGGCATTAAAGAAGCTACAGGAGACATGAAACAGGTAAGTGAAATTATACGCCTCTGTGGAGATAAAATCACTGTTCTTTCAGGAGATGATTTTACCAATCTCACACTTCTTGCGCTTGGTGGTAAAGGTGCTATTTCTGTTACAGCAAATATCTGTCCAGGGGATATGGCAGAACTTTTTAATGCCTGGGAAAGAGGCGATATTGCAAAAGCACGACAACTTCATTATAAGCTTGAACCAATTAATAAAGTCATGTTTATTGAGACCAATCCAATTCCTGTAAAAACAGCTCTTTCAATGATAGGTAAGATAGCGGAAGAATTCAGACTTCCTCTATGTGAAATGTCTCAGTCAAATAAGGAAAAACTTGCGGAGGTTTTGCGAAACGCTGGTTTGATTAAATAA
- the cydB gene encoding cytochrome d ubiquinol oxidase subunit II yields the protein MEFQIIWFILWGLLWAVYFALDGFDFGAGILYPFISKNEMDKKAVIHAIGPIWNGNEVWLITAGGATFAAFPTTYAYMFSYLYTPLLIILFALIFRGVALELRGKATTDMQKKFWDFWIFTGSFIPALLFGVAFGNIFMGLKFDDSGYYGTLLSLLNPYGLLVGLLFLFTFIVHGSLWISLRVPDALAEKGMRKAKKFWYLQTVCAVLFLILTAPFTNLYDNFIKMPIWFVVPAIAVACLLFTGLCIKKNKNGKAFVFSALFVISLVFSGIIGLYPNLIPSAIDPKYSLTIFNSSSSPYTLKIMTIVVAIFVPIVLLYQAWTYKTFMYKITEKELKEESY from the coding sequence ATGGAGTTTCAAATTATATGGTTTATTTTATGGGGATTACTCTGGGCAGTTTATTTTGCCCTTGATGGATTTGACTTCGGAGCAGGAATTTTATATCCTTTCATATCGAAAAATGAAATGGACAAAAAAGCTGTAATTCATGCAATAGGGCCTATCTGGAATGGTAATGAGGTCTGGCTTATAACAGCTGGAGGAGCAACTTTTGCTGCGTTTCCCACGACCTATGCTTACATGTTCAGTTATCTTTATACTCCGCTTTTAATAATTCTTTTTGCATTGATTTTTCGTGGAGTTGCTCTTGAGTTAAGAGGTAAGGCAACCACAGATATGCAGAAAAAATTTTGGGATTTCTGGATATTTACAGGAAGTTTCATCCCGGCATTGTTATTTGGTGTTGCATTTGGAAATATTTTCATGGGATTGAAATTTGATGATTCAGGATATTACGGAACACTGCTCAGTCTGCTTAATCCATATGGATTACTTGTTGGTTTGCTTTTTTTATTCACATTTATTGTTCATGGTAGCTTATGGATTTCATTAAGAGTTCCGGATGCTCTTGCTGAGAAAGGAATGAGAAAGGCTAAAAAATTCTGGTATCTTCAAACAGTATGCGCTGTGTTGTTTTTAATTTTGACTGCACCATTTACAAATTTATATGACAATTTTATTAAAATGCCGATCTGGTTTGTTGTTCCTGCTATAGCTGTAGCTTGCCTGCTTTTTACTGGTTTATGCATCAAGAAAAACAAAAATGGTAAGGCCTTTGTTTTTTCTGCTTTATTTGTTATAAGTCTTGTTTTCAGTGGTATTATAGGGCTTTATCCAAATCTTATTCCATCAGCGATTGATCCGAAATACAGTCTGACAATTTTCAATTCATCATCAAGTCCATATACTCTTAAAATTATGACAATTGTGGTTGCCATATTTGTTCCAATTGTTCTGTTGTATCAGGCCTGGACATATAAGACATTTATGTACAAAATAACTGAAAAAGAGTTAAAGGAGGAAAGTTATTAA